ACAACTTCTCTGAAACCAGGAAACTGGAGGGTGTTTTCCCAGCACATATAAAGTGATACTTGCTGCCAGTCATGACTGATGAGGAGGTTATCCGTCTTTGAATCTACAGTCAGTTGTGAAATACCCATCTGAGATATACAAATATGGAATTATTGGACAACTAACAGAATAATGAGTATAAGTAAGAATAGTTAAAGACTGCGGCTgtgaaaataagagaaaaattaATGGAAACTGACATTCAGAGCCCCTAACCAATGTAATTTTGTCCACTTTTGTTAACGTTTTCCTTTACTTTTGGTGTTTGGAACAGTCTAAGGAGGTTTGCGGTGACAGTTTGTGACATGGAAGCACCTAGACTTAATCATTGAGGCAATAAAACAATTTGAACAGGTTGTACCATAGAAAAATCAGTGTTCGTCATTTATTAGAATAAATTGTTCATCACAATCAAGGTGAAATGTTCAATTAACCACAATATTGATTTAAGAGTCATGCTGCCCAGCTCAACCCAGGACAACAGATAAAATGCAACCTACAGGGAAAAAGGTGATAAAAATGTTGTTTGAATCAAAccttttagtgtgtttttttgaATATGCATAGTATAGATGAGATTTGTATAAATGaggttttataataatttaaagaactataaaaactaaaactagagTAAGGCCAAGAAGCACTGAGGACCTTTTTAAGAGTGAACATCTTTTTAAGAGTGATCATTTTACCCGCCTTGTGTAAGTGGATCTCACTGTTTCGCTAACATTATAATGACTGCGTGATTTAGTATTTCACAATTTAAAATATAACATTCCTAATTTCTTTGTATTCTAATGTTAATGGTACTTTGGTAACCATTAGCTGTATTGCTCCATATTATTACATCATCAGGTATTAGGTTTGTTATGTACAGGGCTATTGACTAAAGAACGGGGTCTTCTAATCGGATTGTACTGATTTATAGTAATTAATGTGGGATTGGCCCTTTTGTTGTAAGTTTTTGTGCGATGCATGCTGTACAGGTGTGGCCCCTTATTGACGTTACTTCTGTCAAAGTTACCATTTGTATTGGAACAGGTGTGCACACTTATCTCAGGTGTCAGCCAAACCTGAACAAACAATTCATTGCATTATAGGGCACCATTGTGGACAAACAGGTACTTGTCGTCAGACTTTATCACAAAATCGTATAATTTACTGGAATTTCACAGgagtttatttaaattttttgggaTTTCTAAGATGTCCGTGGTCTGTCGGCAGAATCTGATTTCAGTTTTTAATCCTTAAATTTCTTGCCAAGAAATTAGGATCAGATGTTAATCAGGGaataacaaacaataaacaatataaaaataagtttCAATATAAACTCAGTTTTTCAGACATTAATTAAGCCTAGTCTAGAACTACACTGCATTTTGAATGAGTTAATATAGTTTCTGACTAGGCTccatccctgtctgggaaactgagcatatataatattaaaataaatacaaataaatatacagtacaataaattaatacaataaaaagtaaGAAGAATCACTTGTTTTTCAATAAATGTTCTCCACTCAGCTCAGATACTGGATGGATTTGTTAAATTCCATCACCAGCAAAAATTCATGAAGGATTGATTAGATGACCCAGCTGTTGGATGGTAACTCTAAGCATTAGGTTTCCTCAGGGAGAGCTTTAAAGTGCTTAACATGTTAAGTATAAATGAAGCAGTTGTGTCTCAGTGGTTAGAGCGCTGGCCCGTTGCcaaaaaggttgtgggttcagtaCCTCCACTGTTGGGCACTTGAGTAAGGCCCTTAACTCTCACAGCTCTCTGGGCACCGCATCAGTGACTGCCCACCACTCCAGACACTTGTGCTCACTCTATCAGTGCGTGtattctgagtgtgctcacttgTTCCATCTACACAAATTCCATCTGTGCTCAGCACAAGTGTGGTGTATATGGTTGTCTTAATATACATGAAATCCCAATTCACTTTATTCATTAATGCTGATTCAGATGTTTTTATGAGCAAATAAATGTTTACTGCACAAGTTTTTTAAGAATGCTGACATATCTGCACAGTACTATATAAAGCATTTTTCTGTTGCCTCACCTTTTAACCCTTTGCTCACTGCAGGCACTTCCACGGTGAAAGCCTCTCCTGCCTGAACCACAACATGCAGAACCACCTACAAACTCTTCTGATGTTTGAGACAACAGCCACCCAAAACCAGACAGACTGGAAACACGATGGCCTGTTTGGCTTCTGCTACAGTCTTCTATTTAGGTACATCATTAAATTCCAGAGTTCCCTAAGCGGAAGGCTTGAGGCCGTAACTGATAAACAGTTTACGCGGATTGGTTTGTAATGAATGATGTTTGTAAATAAGAGGCATGACGAACATGGAACGAGTTGTAAGAGAAACAAACTGTCTGAATGGAAAGGGATACTTGGAGCACAACTCGGGAATGATTAACCACACTTCTACTCTGTGGGGCCTGTTAGCTAAtctgttagtttagtttatttagctGCGTTGTTAATGTCTGCCTTTAAAAGATGCATGCATCGTAAATGCCATTCCAGTAAATAGCTTTTCCAGAGCACAAACATTTTCACAAAAATGCATTAGTGGTGGGCTCGCCCACAATGCAGGCATTCAGATACTTTAATGTTCCTCACTGGAGGTTTCTGATCAGCTTTACTCGAACATTCGGCGGAAACTGACACTTAGTGAGGTCACTGCAGTCCATCAGCTTTATGAGGGTTTGTCACGTCATGTTTTATTGGAGATTTTGCTTCACCTGCaacctcttctcttcttttctcttctctcactctcaATTTAGGGCTGGATATCTCACACTTTTTGGTGGAGAACAGAATAACAATTGCACAGATGCTGCCAAAGTCTATAAGGAATATCAAAAATTTGACAGTCTGCTGATCAAGATGGCTCGCACCACATTAAAGTCAGGTCAGTTCATCTGAAATTTTCTATTTGGGTTAAGCAGTGATTGCTTGATGCATTGACTGTTTTATGGTAATATCCCTATTACATTTTTTGTGTGTGGCCATATATGTATTACACTTGTAAAATATgtgtaattataatattattatttttctgtggtgaatagttaaacattttttacacttaaatgttaattaaatattaatttgtcTTAAATGAATGTAACTTTTTTGATAATCTGCAGTTTCGCCAAAACCTTGTAACTCTATACTTGCTGTTACCTTTTGAGGTAATGTGATTCTGAGAGTTAAGCGTAAGACTGTAATAAATTTTTGGAAATACTAAATTTTTGAATGACAGTCGAAATATGTTggataaaaaaaatctagattctagaatatatttttaaatatgtttatttgcatatgtTTAAATAATATGTGGTGTTATCttaaagaaaattatttaatactgaaataaatgGTTTTGAGTGAAGTGTtaaggtgcctaaaactttttcaCAGTATTGTATATATAAATGCCAACTTTCCTTCAGGGCTTAAATCCTTTTATCTCAAAATACAGTGCATTTCAAAACACTGTCAGTCAGGATGTAACTAGGCGTTTATGTTTTATAAACTGTTGGGTAGGATGTCATTACCTCATTAATTAAAGCTGCTCATGTTTTGTCGGGCTGGTTTCCATGACATCACCGCAGCAGGTCATTCACTGGCTCATGACACAGGCAGTGACGCCCTGTAAATCAAAACAGTGTGTGATAGAAATGTTTTACTGTCAGTTACACACTCACAATGACCTCACTAGCCTAATGACATCACACCTCACTGTGCATACAACCTGGCTTCAAAAAGAGTCATAGCTGATCTGATTTTCTTGCCAGGAAAAGACATtacatgagaaatgagaaatttgTCTAACCTTCACCATTCACTCCCTAACAACAGCCAGTCTACACAGAGTCTGTGCAGCAGTTCACAAATTATTTTCTTTATGGAAAGATTCTTTAGTCTAAACTAGTAGTAACTCAGTTTGTACTAATAAAAAGTTGATGATAATTATGATGATGTAATCATTTTAGATATCAACTCTGAATTCttattagtaataatagcagATCTATACATTTATGAAGCCATTTTAATTAGTCATACATCggataaaatattgtttatacAGCTTTGACTAGTCAGATCAAggatatattacatattatataatacatgTGCATGACAACTCATTCTTTCTTATctataattatacagtattttactagtaaacacatatacatataaattaatGGATTCTGATAACATatttgatatgatatatgatcaaatatatgatttaatatatttctgATTTAGTCTTGACCAAATTGTAATGTGCATTTAGGAGATATAcaattttagatatttaaaatatggaaTAAAATTGAAGATATCTTTAATTCAGGGTTTGacttgtaaaaataattattttgatcTAAAATTTGagatttgtaaatattttatttggagtAGAACATTAGTtcatcaagggtattaaaaagagtttattctctttgttggagtagctgtctGTACTGTTCAAAAAAGACGTTCTACTGGATTTTGAAGCATGGATGTGAAGATCTGATTGCatgtgttagtgaggtcaggattttgGATAATCACAACAACCATCTTTCATCTTCAACTCCCTGTCTCATCCTTTAAGGGACTAGATGAATTGCCGTCATTTTAGAGAATACAGTTCtatcactgctccacagctcagtgctgggggactttatacccctctattcCCTGTTTTAACTAGTAAACATATAACCATAGATACAAGAGACTGGTGTTTTATGTAGACCAATAGTAACATATTCacaataatgctaataatgctaacagAAATAATCATTTCTACTAGGAAAAATTGCATTACAGAGTTACAGTTTGTAATACTGGTGGTATTTTATTTGTATAACAGCTTGGCATATTTTATATTCAGTCCAGCTATCTGACTTTTTGGATCACTGGACCTGAATTCATAATCTCTTTATTGCTATGCTGATCTTGTTATGTTGTTATGATGTCATTGATTTGGATCTGCTGATAACATACACCTCCACACatgccctctgtgtgtgtgtgttttttttttcattcagttacaAATCCACTCACTTGTTCCCTTCAGACATTGTGTCACTGTTGTACTCACACTATCTCGGTCATGCCTTTGTCACAGTGTTATGACGTCTCTCTGTTTAAACACAGAGCGCATACATTCATAGTATCAGGCACGTTTTCTTGCCGCTGCCTGTCTGCTTACTGAATCAGTGTATGGCattactcatacacacacttctGCTTACTTACTGTATTCAAGGATAAGATGTTACCTAATTTCCTTACTAAAGTTTGCTCAtgttgcgctctctctctctctctctctctctcactgtaggAGAGAAGCAGACAGCCGGCTCAGTGAAGCAGAGGTTGTGGGAGCTGCTGGCTCAGGCTGGTCAGAGGGAGAACTCCAGTCTGTGGCTGCATAGCTACAGGCAGCACCTGGAGCAGGAGGGAGCTGATGAGGAAACTCAGAGAAAGGCCATGCTGCTGCAGCTCTGGGCCACACAGGTAAAGAAATTATCCTGATTCTGATCCCTgtctgggtcattatcagaatactgtatTGTACTATTATCAGAATACTGACTATTGATCATATTTAAAAGACTTCCAGACTACAAATGAGGCATATTATCCTTTACTGTGGTATTCTAACACAACAAGGTAAACTTAAAGCTTAAGCTTCACATAAGCTATATATGGAGACAACGAAAAGtattaagtaaaaaaattataatatttttaattgctGAACATGTAGCACGTGTCTTAGCATAACAATAGCATAACAAACAACTGAAATATTTGAAAGACTTAAATAATCTTCAGAACTAAGtacatatacttttttatttgtgttatgtAACCATCCAATGTATCATGCAGTGTAACCAGGCAGCAACATAGACATGACAAAAAAACTCCCCATATATCAAAGAaaagtgtataaaatgtacaaaaagtactttaaagatatatatatatatttatagaggaAGGTTGACATTgctctatatttgtaatagtgGGTTCATTCAAAGTAAATCTTGATAAATATATTGCATATTGCAATTTAAACAATTATGCTGCAGAAAacataaattataaaaaacatattatactGATATTGCTGATTCCAGGCCAAAATTACATTTGTAGCATGTTCCGCTTAATTCAAGCTAAATAACCCATGATAGGTAGAAAGATTGAAATATGTAAAACCTTTCTATCTGTCCAGAATTTTTctcatctatttttttaaatcaaatctaCACATAaggtttgtctatctatctatttttaaaTCTGTCCATTCCCTCTATGATCAGTGTGATTTAAGTGAAGCAGTAACAGCCAATTCTTTTCTGGGAGGACTTTATACTAGTAATTagaatattgctgtgaggatttgagtgCTTCAGAGTGTCCCATAgttttgtctgtattttttttgtagagATGTGTACAAGCTGTGTGTTTATGAATTTAGTTTTTACGATCTTGTCTCTTTAAAAGAGTGTAACTTTACatttagctaaaaaaaatcaaacttatTTATGAGATCTAATTACATCTACTATTTTTCAAATGAAACTAAAGCAGTACGGCAAATATTACGCATACGTGACGTTCGTCTTGTCATCTAATACCAGCAAACATGATCCATTAAGTCAGGTGAGCTGCATAGTTTGTTTGTGGCTGAACTATTATTATCTGTTATTATGTTAAGAAGGTAGTAAATATAGGAAAGCTGATGCAAgtgttattttaagtgtttttaaccTGTCTGTTGAGGTGTGTAAACTCTTTGTTTTCTTGGGTGCCCTGAGGGAATTCCTGTCTTTGCGATCTCTTATTTAACAAAGCACAATAATGCAGGCCAACCCTAAACCCTCTTGGCTTTGGTCCAGTCTCAACACAGGATTTTCCAGCTTGCTCCTGAGTGTCAGTGGAGATAGAAGAGCTGATATGCTAAAGAAAAGATTGAACATTAGCCACATTTCATTTTCTAGACATAGACTTTTCCACGAACCTATGGAACAAAGCATTTAAGGAACTCgagttgaataaaaaaaaaaaaaagagaattcaTCAAAAATCCGAAAAGTAATCAAAACACAGGTTTGACCAAAAGTGTTCCTTCTACAGCATTAATCAAAAACCATTggaagtaggcctgtcacaataactactttAATTGACAATATATTGCcctagaaataattgtgataaaccattttacaccaaagatacaattataaaatattaataatataatttcataataatgcagttacacgTGTTTGAAgagcaatgaacttttaattatcACGAATAATCAGAAATTGCAAAgggtatatatacatttttaacaaaacaaaaaacaacatttgGACAAATAAGGCTGAATACTGCAAATCTGTAGTTTTTTAAAAATTCAAACAAAATTACAATCTTGCTTTCAAACAAAATGAAGATGTATAAATTCCTAAACAACTTTTTACATAATCGTCTAAAAAGaaagtgctttttgacatttttggccGAATTCTTGCTAAAACAGTTGCTGAATATTCTGTGAATCCCTAATTTTGAAAtactctaaataaacaaaaatttagATGTAAACTTGCTAATGGTAAGAAAACATATCATGCAGTACTGAGGTCCACAAAATTATTGAGATTATGTCCATATATTTGTAGAAAAGCAGTCCACTGcatacgcttttttttttttacattatggaGAAATTGCAGTCAAATGTGTGCATTATTTCTAcatgaattaataaaaataatgattacaTTAACACAGTTgtatactatataaatatatttaatttaggtGGAAAGTTGAAATACATATAATATCTTTGCGTGTAGAGATTCCAGTGCATCAGATTAAAAAATAGAGACAAGATAAATATGCACAGTTTATGTGAGTTGAGTAGAATAGAAGTATGTCTTTATCTGTTTCCAGCAGACAGTGTAATAGTGTTCTCTAAGACAGAGCAGACTGTTCTACTGCCCCAAGGGACTTAAGTCAGACAACCAAGCTCACAGAGAGAATAGTACCAGATCTGACCAGAGGAGAGCACTGTTGTGCTACAATAGAAAAGTTATGCACTCTTTTTTTATCATATGCAGAGAGAAAGGTCCCATTCAAATCAGTCAAATCAGAAACATTGAAAATGGGGGTATAACAGGCTTATTATAATGGCTTGGTATATAACTATGTAAAATATAAGCTATTAAGGAGAGTGCCTTGATTTGATCTACTCTATAATAGCTATAAATACATCTCTCTTTACGTCGTACCATTATATACAATTACCTTTATATATACTATTTCACAGGTTATGAATGATTTGTCTTGATTTGGTATTAGAATTTTTGTTCTATTTACAATGCATGCACTGTGCTTAATCAGCCTGTTAATGTCAGCTCTAATTCATCCTAGGGTATTGTCCATTCATCCCTGCACTGGTTTAAAAAAATGTCCCAGACAGAGTTATGTTCCATAATTTTCTTTAACATTATGTCCTCCACTGGCTCCCAGTGGTCATCCTTTTATAGTAAGCCCTCTGGCTGTGGTGCTGTGAGTATAACCAGAGTTTAGCTCTACTGTAGATCATTACAGTGGACAGGGGACATGTTAAGGACACATTCTTTGTTTCCTTTGTGCTCTAATTCATCAGATCTGCCTTTGCTTGGCTCCACCTTTTTATGGAAGCTATTGTGTTATGTTGGGTGCTACATATAAGGTAGCTGTTGTTCACACTCTTATCTTTCAATAGTAGTATGAAAAGTGAGTAAGAAACAGATCTGTagtctataatctataatcttaCAACTCCTATAACTTTGTGTATTCATGTTCTTTAAGGGTCAGTGTTAATATATTTTGTGTCTTTTGTATCGCAgtatagtttttaaaaatatacaaatataattttaACCTTTACTATAGTAAgtactttttgtaatttttttaacagttttcttTGTTGTGGTGCCGCTTGcttatgtttaataatgttttaaatatgttttaagtcGTTTAGACATTTCAactatttatttagcttttttcatAAAATGTCAAGCTATCTAAACATTTCCACATCATCCTTTTATTCACCTCTTTAAGAAAGTGACCTTTGAAATCATTAACATCACAACTTTCACACTGTTTTgttttcaagggactgaagacacttgctgcatgttcagcagttaataatattaatttcactacatattttttCGTACTGTCCTCAAACTTTGCTGATGATGTAAAGCTTAAGCTGTATACCTGTTTTAGTtaaacatcaaataaataaatatatgtatttttgaaACAGGACAgggtcaccatgaacaattcaaaaAGTTTGCAATACTAGGTTAACCAGGTTTGAATCAAATGGCATTTTTTCATGAAAATTATTTACACTGTTCACAGCTTGCCATATCAGGGTGGACACATGCAAGcacatgaaaatatatatatattttttttatatatatatattttagatgttttaagAGGCCAAaagatacagtattataataaggGCTCTTAACTCCCTTACTCTGTAGGTTAATTGTTTAGTTATTAATCTTAATGCAGGAACTgtaaattttaaatgattttcagTCATTTGCTGTAATGATATTTTGTggaagtcccacagggttctattctaAAACCTATGTTAATTAAGTCAGTAATTTAGTTATAAAAGCTGtggaattattgtttttttttctaatggatGTAATAAATGTACCTGCTTCAGAAAATGTAGAAATATAGAACACCATAGCACTTTGAAAATGACAAAAAGGAAGTGGAATAGAATGGATGAAAGGGTGAAATATATTGTGCATGACTCTATTTGATGGGTCCAGCATTAACAATGTTTACCTGCTGCTGAACCCAGGAACAGCGCCCTAATGTTGCTCACTGTTGTCTGTTCCCAGGGTAACGTGGGCCCTGCTGCCTTCTGGCTCCTGGCCTTCCTGCTGACCCATCCTGAAGCCATGAGAGCCGTGAGGAAAGAGTTTAACAGCATCACACTGTCTGGGACCACCACACTCGACCCACAGAAGCACACACCTGTGTTTAGTGAGTTctatacattattaatattattattattattattattattattattattattattattattattattattattactggaaaaaattaagagaccacttcagtttctgaatcagtttctctgattttgctatttataggtatatgtttgaataaaatgagcattgttgttttattgtataaactacagacaacatttctaccgcattccaaataaaaatattgtcatttagagcatttttttgcagaaaatgataaatggatgaaataacaaaaaagatgcagagctttcagacctcaaataatgcaaagaaaacaaggttatattcataaagttttaggagttcagaaatcaatatttggtggaataaatctggtttctaatcacacttttaatgcatattggcatcatgttctcctccaccagtcttacatgctgcttttggaaaactttatggcactcctagttaaaaaattcaagcagtgcagcttggtttgatggtttctgatcatccatcttcctcttgattatattccataggttttcaatttggtaaaatctaagaaactcatcgcttttaagtggtctcttatttttttccagagctgtatattcattctaaaacagAGTGATCTGTTAGGTTTGTTGGATATAATTGTTAATTTCAAAAAGAACCAAATTTCCAaacaatattcttaaaaaaacacatcaatgGATTGAGCTGTGATTGTGATGAATTGAGCTGTATtgctgcattaaaagtactcctccatatgctctgtgcaattacacattttcaccagagaggtctctaaagtTCCCCAAACTTATGGACTGTTGCTTTAGGAAATAAGTTGTAGGATTTGGAACTGAATATTAgtatatattagtattagtatatagTGAAATGTGCAGATACTTAAATTTGAGTCAAAACaatacctccaccatgcttgaaaGATAtgtgatataaataaatatgttctaaATTATGGGCAGTACTCTGCCCATCTTTCTGTAGATCATGTTGATCTTGTCTATGATCTGTCTACATATCAGTTCTTCACCACATCTTTTGGTGGAcccattgtatttattaaaaataaaaataagttttttttaaatggaacacACATAATTCTATAAAATAGAAGTGGGTGATGTGGAACATGTGGCACAAATGTTCTCAGAACAGATCACAGCAGCACAGTACTCCTCCTGGCCTGAGACATGTAAGACAAAAGGTCGTTTCAGGAAAAGCCTACAGGAAAATCCACTTAACAAGTGCAATAGACTGTGAAAGTGTTTCTGGGCCTGTGTGTTATTTGTCATAAGGCAGTAttattgtactgtatattaatttcTGTGAGGCAAAAGCTTAACTAAGTCTACAAATGCTTCTTTTCTGTGTTTCAGTTCttctaaatgttttatacatttgtaaTTTTTCAGACAGTGCCCTGGAGGAGACCCTTCGACTCACTGCTGCTCCGTTCATCACTCGCGAGGTGCTGCAAAACAAGACTCTGCACATGGCAGATGGACAAGAGTATGATCTGAGGAGGGGTGATCGTGTGTGCCTCTTTCCTTTCATAAGCCCACAGATGGACCCTGAAATTCATCACAAGCCTGAGGTACCCAAATATAAATTTTGCATCCTTTGAATATGTCCTCATAACATTATATACCTATGAAACCCACAAAACAGTGACACAAATTACTTGTTCATGCTCCAACCACAAATATGTTCTTTCATAGAAACTGGTGTGAGATTGGACAAGCTTAAGAGGATGTTTGCCCTTCAATCTAATAAGAAATTAgattaatatttgtttaaattcAATCTATAACTTTAAGGATCCTGTTTAAAACCTTGCACTATTAAATCTGCCGCCTTAAAAACATTCTTTGATAGTTAAATTTCCCCCATTTTTTCCccctgataaaataaaaaaaacttcatcAACAGTTAATAGAGTTTGGCCCAACAATGCATGAAAAActgttgggttttttttgttatagttactgtgcttgcgcagatctccacattgagggagcgatctgattggctctttttgttaatGGGTAGGATTTTATCTATAAGCAGATGCCATGCTAAAAGAGCATTAAGAGAAGTGGCTGGTCTGTTCAATTATCTCATCTCAGGTTTACATGAATTTATGTTAGTCTTCTATTAAGCTTGTCCAATCTAGCAGCACTTGTCATATAAGAAAAATATAGAATATGCATATGTTAGCAAAGCATGGATAGCCCTCAGTTGACCTACTCTAATGCACTGATAGATTTAGCTACAGTCTAAGAATTTTCAACTTGTCGCTTGCATCAGCTTCTGATTGGCTATTTACAGCCATTCCCGCCTGAGGCTTTAAACCCTTTTGTGTCTAATAGCATAATCCACCCCAGTAATGTTGCCATTGTTTAAGTCGAGCTGGGAAAACTCTTCAAGGGGATTATCCAGTTACATAAGGAAGAGTGTGCCTCCTcttgcatacacacacaaacacacacacacacacacacacacacacacacacacacacaatctc
This DNA window, taken from Astyanax mexicanus isolate ESR-SI-001 chromosome 5, AstMex3_surface, whole genome shotgun sequence, encodes the following:
- the LOC103027408 gene encoding prostacyclin synthase — its product is MIWTILLLFNGILFFYFMSNRTRSKREPPLDKGVIPWLGHALDFGKDAAKFLTRMKLKHGDIFTVRVAGRYVTVLLDPHSYDSVLQDTTSLDFTRYAQVLMDRIFNLRLPNHKPDSEKAIMKRHFHGESLSCLNHNMQNHLQTLLMFETTATQNQTDWKHDGLFGFCYSLLFRAGYLTLFGGEQNNNCTDAAKVYKEYQKFDSLLIKMARTTLKSGEKQTAGSVKQRLWELLAQAGQRENSSLWLHSYRQHLEQEGADEETQRKAMLLQLWATQGNVGPAAFWLLAFLLTHPEAMRAVRKEFNSITLSGTTTLDPQKHTPVFNSALEETLRLTAAPFITREVLQNKTLHMADGQEYDLRRGDRVCLFPFISPQMDPEIHHKPEQFKYDRFLNADGTAKEDFFKSGRRLKYYTMPWGAGTNACVGKPFAVQSIRQFVFLVLSHLNIELSDSEAQVPAVDASRYGFGMVQPIKELPIRYKLRERSNLQ